TCATGGCCGTTCTCAAGTTCAACCCGGAATGTCGCATTCGGCAGGAGTTCCTTCACGACGCCGGGGAATTCGAGAATATCTTCCTTGGCCATGTGGTCTCCTGAATTAGTGAGCCGCCCTTGCGGACGGATGACGGGTAAATGATCCTTTCCGGCGCGACTTTCAAGCACTGAATCTAGGCCAGAACGTGATGTTCAACCTCTATTTCGCCGGTTTGCTCGGCCCAGTGGGCGCGATTGCGGACATTTCCGGCCGTACGGGCGCGGGTGATGTCGGCCAGCGCGACCTCGGCGATGGTCCAGCCGGGCTGGTTCATCTGCCCTTCGGCCAGCACGCCGGTGGGTGGAAAGCCCTTGTCGGGAGGACCGAAGATGCCGCCGGTGCCGGTGCTGGTATCGACCGCTTCAAGCAACGGGTACTCCCCCACGACCGAGGCCATGACAGCCACGCATTGCCCTTCCAGTGCGCGGGCCATGGTGCCGATCCGCACCCGCCAATAGCCTTCCAGCGCTTCCGTGCAGGAGGGGACGAGCAACAGGTCCGCCGCGCTCTGGGCGCGGGCAAGCAGGGGGAATTCGCTGTCATAGCAGATGTTGATCGCGATCCGCCCCAGGGCGGTTTCAAAGATCTTCAGCGGTCCCTGCCCGATCACCCCCCAGGGGTCGCGCTCCCACAGGGTCATGATGACCTTGTCCTGATGGCCGCTTTGCCCCGAGGGCGTGTAAAGACAGGCGCGATTGACGATCCGGCCCGCGTCGATCACCGGGGCCGAAGCGCCAAGGATGTGCACCCCGTAGCGCGCCGCCAGCGCCAGGTGCAGCGCGCCCACCCGTGGCATCAGGTCCGAGATATGGCGACTGGCCGCCTGCAGA
The Pseudooceanicola algae genome window above contains:
- a CDS encoding carbon-nitrogen hydrolase family protein, producing the protein MKLAAAAYPLDELADWAAYEAKLTAWVADAAGQGADLLVFPEYGAMELASLGGADLCADLQAASRHISDLMPRVGALHLALAARYGVHILGASAPVIDAGRIVNRACLYTPSGQSGHQDKVIMTLWERDPWGVIGQGPLKIFETALGRIAINICYDSEFPLLARAQSAADLLLVPSCTEALEGYWRVRIGTMARALEGQCVAVMASVVGEYPLLEAVDTSTGTGGIFGPPDKGFPPTGVLAEGQMNQPGWTIAEVALADITRARTAGNVRNRAHWAEQTGEIEVEHHVLA